A single region of the Sorghum bicolor cultivar BTx623 chromosome 7, Sorghum_bicolor_NCBIv3, whole genome shotgun sequence genome encodes:
- the LOC8070038 gene encoding uncharacterized protein LOC8070038: MDSQAMMLDAARHRVPPTRAPTSAAQGQPRPQQLGVGDRRRGLPPRPPPPSRRGETRSGGAGKADEVRGTRDTCRGSGVATPGAADAAAVSAGDSGPGVAPDEKGKGVAELGGKRCLDSAEEKGGGDTGKRGLGLAAFPPPPKRRLVSATRLFPPGYGRDAAAPLAAGDDDSSLMGARAEGASDAPQKTALPLSVGKAGSSVMQQVESSADFVSAPIADNGHHGLEAELQRSSETLCRSGVPNADDLLDTDAQGDAGSVGFVRKESVPATRRLLPKPRMVSAVRRFPPGCGRPKASLVAGGGSTEVRLPLQEKVVATDCSTFAADKQAMQIAAVPCNATITNRAAQKEEFVGGEIAAPKVQQPQGSESCTNVTLHESSACRDGPSLPAISLPRQEKIPSRVVAKGIKVVIKSAGSSSNALAESLSEGPSKEHMVSTKMRRAFSGVAPRASGQGAMRRDKVMSAAQKKVRPAKMIQKFAQPRPFSKIKVKETEHRKCVTTNVSEDTAGFAKHQVVQAPTARKKCLRTDTEAAATSRNSFGPKKKGDVKQKSMLPSDVENDILKALAAHEEKYGAQNVDARSKVKMMRGRFEFIRRAIIRAVKQQSLKLPRIDLAAADLIKKTRGFTQQGPIVGNVLGIEVGDEFLYRVELNIVGLHRPYQGGIDTTRDKYNVLIAISVVASGGYPDQLSRSGELVYTGSGGKISGKNGVGDQKLEKGNLALKNCIRTKTPVRVIHRFNGLNGETPMFTYDGLYNVVDCWREGQPGSKVFKYKLQRIHGQAELHYGSETSHRNKTGITG; the protein is encoded by the coding sequence ATGGACTCGCAAGCGATGATGCTCGATGCAGCGCGCCACCGGGTGCCGCCTACGAGGGCGCCGACCTCCGCCGCGCAGGGGCAGCCTCGGCCCCAGCAGCTCGGCGTCGgggaccgccgccgcggccttcCTCCTCGCCCTCCTCCGCCTTCAAGAAGAGGCGAGACCCGCAGCGGCGGCGCGGGGAAGGCGGACGAGGTGCGAGGTACTCGGGACACGTGCCGCGGCAGCGGCGTGGCGACGCCGGGGGCCGCGGACGCGGCCGCTGTTTCTGCGGGCGACAGCGGGCCTGGGGTGGCGCCTGATGAGAAGGGAAAGGGAGTCGCCGAGTTGGGCGGCAAGAGGTGTCTCGACTCGGCGGAGGAGAAGGGAGGTGGCGACACGGGGAAGAGGGGCCTGGGCTTGGCCGCGTTCCCGCCGCCGCCCAAGCGGAGGCTTGTGTCGGCCACGCGCCTTTTCCCGCCCGGCTACGGGAGGGACGCCGCCGCTCCGCTCGCTGCCGGGGACGACGATTCGAGCCTCATGGGTGCACGCGCCGAGGGTGCTTCTGATGCGCCGCAGAAGACGGCACTTCCTCTTTCGGTCGGCAAGGCTGGTTCGAGCGTCATGCAGCAGGTGGAATCGTCTGCTGATTTTGTTTCCGCTCCAATTGCTGACAATGGTCATCACGGTCTGGAGGCTGAGCTGCAGAGATCATCTGAGACTTTATGCAGGAGCGGTGTGCCTAATGCAGATGATTTGCTTGACACCGATGCACAGGGTGATGCTGGGAGTGTTGGATTTGTGAGGAAGGAGTCGGTGCCAGCCACACGGCGTTTGCTACCCAAGCCAAGGATGGTTTCTGCCGTTCGCCGCTTCCCGCCTGGTTGCGGGAGGCCCAAAGCGTCTCTAGTTGCTGGAGGAGGCAGCACTGAAGTGCGTTTGCCATTGCAGGAGAAGGTGGTGGCTACAGATTGCTCTACTTTTGCAGCAGACAAACAGGCCATGCAGATTGCAGCTGTTCCATGCAATGCAACTATTACTAATCGGGCAGCACAGAAGGAGGAATTCGTAGGAGGCGAAATTGCTGCACCCAAGGTACAGCAGCCTCAAGGATCTGAAAGTTGTACCAATGTTACTCTGCATGAATCTTCAGCTTGTAGAGATGGGCCTTCTCTTCCGGCAATCAGTTTGCCAAGACAGGAGAAGATACCATCGCGTGTGGTTGCGAAAGGTATCAAGGTGGTGATCAAATCTGCTGGGAGTTCCTCCAATGCTCTTGCTGAATCATTGTCTGAAGGTCCTTCCAAAGAACATATGGTCAGTACTAAGATGCGCAGAGCATTTTCTGGTGTTGCACCAAGAGCATCTGGCCAAGGTGCTATGAGGAGAGATAAGGTCATGTCAGCAGCTCAAAAAAAAGTTAGGCCTGCCAAAATGATTCAGAAATTTGCTCAGCCTAGACCATTTTCCAAGATCaaggtgaaagagactgagcaTAGAAAGTGTGTGACCACGAATGTATCTGAGGACACTGCTGGGTTTGCCAAACATCAAGTTGTGCAGGCTCCCACAGCTAGGAAGAAGTGCCTCCGGACAGATACAGAGGCTGCTGCCACAAGTAGGAACTCCTTTGGTCCCAAGAAGAAGGGAGATGTAAAACAGAAATCTATGCTGCCATCTGATGTGGAAAATGACATTCTGAAGGCACTAGCTGCTCATGAAGAAAAATATGGTGCTCAGAATGTGGatgctaggagcaaggtcaagaTGATGCGTGGGAGGTTCGAGTTTATACGCAGGGCTATAATACGAGCTGTGAAACAACAATCATTGAAGTTACCTAGAATTGACCTTGCAGCTGCTGATCTAATCAAGAAAACGCGAGGATTTACCCAGCAAGGGCCTATTGTTGGAAACGTGCTTGGAATTGAAGTTGGTGATGAGTTTCTCTACAGAGTTGAGCTGAACATTGTTGGTCTCCACCGCCCATACCAGGGAGGCATAGACACCACAAGAGATAAATATAATGTGCTTATCGCAATTAGTGTCGTTGCTTCTGGAGGTTATCCTGATCAGCTATCGAGGTCTGGTGAATTGGTATACACCGGTTCTGGAGGAAAGATTTCTGGTAAGAATGGTGTGGGGGATCAAAAGCTTGAGAAGGGTAACCTAGCCTTGAAGAATTGCATCCGAACGAAAACTCCTGTCCGAGTGATTCACAGATTTAATGGTCTGAACGGAGAAACCCCAATGTTCACATATGATGGGCTATATAATGTTGTGGATTGCTGGAGAGAAGGCCAACCAGGCTCCAAGGTGTTTAAGTACAAGTTACAGAGGATTCATGGGCAAGCCGAACTGCACTACGGTAGTGAAACTTCCCACAGAAATAAAACTGGGATCACGGGTTGA